In Mustela lutreola isolate mMusLut2 chromosome 1, mMusLut2.pri, whole genome shotgun sequence, one genomic interval encodes:
- the MSANTD4 gene encoding myb/SANT-like DNA-binding domain-containing protein 4, translating to MKQLKRKRKSNFSVQETQTLLKEITKRKEVIFSKQLNTTINVMKRMAWEEIAQCVNAVGEGEQRTGTEVKRRYLDWRALMKRKRMKANIKLVGSGFPLPTSDLDDSLTEEIDEKIGFRNDTNFDWQNVADFRDAGGSLTEVKVEEEERDPQSPEFEIEEEEEMLSSVIPDSRRENELPDFPHIDEFFTLNSTPSRSAYDEPHLLVNIEKQKLELEKRRLDIEAERLQVEKERLQVEKERLRHLDLEHERLQLEKERLQVEREKLRLQIVGAEKAAPENELGQGEKAVLQPQDIEAEKLKLERERLQLEKDRLQFLKFESEKLQIEKERLQVEKERLRIQKEGHLP from the exons ATGAAGcagttgaaaaggaaaaggaaaagcaattttAGTGTCCAAGAAACTCAGACCCTTTTGAAAGAAATCACGAAACGGAAAGAAGTCATTTTTTCCAAGCAGCTCAACACGACCATTAACGTGATGAAGCGGATGGCGTGGGAGGAGATCGCGCAGTGCGTGAACGCGGTCGGGGAGGGCGAGCAGAGGACCGGGACCGAGGTGAAGCGGCGGTACCTGGACTGGCGGGCCCTTATGAAGAGGAAGAGGATGAAGGCGAACATTAAGCTGGTCGGCTCGGGGTTTCCCCTCCCCACATCCGACCTGGATGACTCTCTCACCGAAGAGATCGATGAAAAGATTGGATTCCGCAATGATACGAATTTCGATTGGCAGAACGTGGCGGATTTCCGGGACGCAGGTGGATCCTTAACTGAGGTcaaagtggaagaggaagaaagagatccCCAGAGTCCCGAA tttgagattgaggaggaggaagaaatgttGTCGTCCGTCATACCGGATTCCAGGAGGGAAAACGAACTCCCCGACTTTCCCCACATCGACGAGTTTTTTACCCTGAACTCCACGCCGTCCAGGTCGGCCTACGACGAGCCCCACCTACTGGTGAACATCGAGAAACAGAAGCTGGAGCTCGAGAAGCGGCGCCTGGACATTGAGGCGGAGCGGCTGCAGGTGGAGAAGGAGCGGCTGCAGGTGGAGAAGGAGCGGCTGCGGCACCTGGACCTGGAGCACGAGCGGCTGCAGCTGGAGAAGGAGCGGCTGCAGGTTGAGCGCGAGAAGCTGAGGCTGCAGATCGTGGGCGCGGAGAAAGCGGCCCCGGAGAACGAACTCGGCCAGGGGGAAAAGGCCGTGCTTCAGCCGCAGGACATAGAAGCAGAGAAGCTAAAACTGGAGAGAGAACGCTTGCAGCTGGAGAAAGATCGGCTGCAGTTTTTGAAATTCGAGTCGGAGAAGCTGCAGATTGAAAAGGAACGCTTGCAAGTGGAGAAGGAGAGACTCCGAATTCAGAAGGAGGGACACTTGCCTTGA